The Mycolicibacterium cosmeticum sequence GCGAGGCTGAACCCGTCGTCGATGCCGGGGCGTCGGCGGGCCAGGATCTCCACGGCACGGTCGCGTTCCTCGGCCGTCGCGTTACGCAGGGCATGCAGCAGCATCAGCGTGCGCTTGCCCTCCCACAGGTCGCCACCGATCTCTTTGCCGTAGTCCTGCGGGTCGGCGCGCAGGTTCAGCAGGTCGTCGGTGATCTGGAAGGCCGCCCCGATGTGCCGGCCCAGCGCTTCCAGCGGGGCGAGTCGCTCGGTGTCGGCGCCGGCCGCCAAGGCGCCGGCCTGCAGCGGCGTGATGAACGAGTACCAGCTGGTCTTGAGTTCGACCATGGTGAGATAGTCGGCGTCGTCGAGTTGCCATGCATTGGATTTCACCCACTCCAGCTCGAGGGCCTGGCCGTCGACGGTCTGCCTGGTCATGTGGGCCACCGCACGCAGTATGCGCAGCGCGGGACCGAGCCCGACACGCTCCACATTGTCCAGCAACGGTTGCAGGGTGAGCGAGAGCATCGCGTCACCCACGTTCACGGCGATCGGGACGCCGTGATCGATGTGCAGGGTGGGCTTCCCACGGCGCCACCACGATTCGTCCTCGATGTCGTCGTGGATGAGGAAGGCGTTGTGATAGAGCTCCAGGGTGGCGGCGGTCGGGAGCACCGCGTCGAGGTGGCCGCCCAGGCCGAGACAGATCGCGATGCTCAGGGCCGGTCGCAGGGCCTTGCCGCCGCGTAGTGGGTAGTCGAGGATCAGCTCGTGCAGGCTGCTGGTGCCGTGCCGGCCGGCACCGTAGAGCCGCTCGATCTCACCGTCGCAGGCTTCCTTGCACTGCGCGAGGTAGTGCTCCAGCGGATCGGGGGCCGCTGGGACCGAAGGCGTTTCGGGTGCGGCCGTGGTCATTACGGGCTGGAGATGACGACGAGGCCGCCGGCGTTCTTCGGACGTACGGCGTACCGGATGCGGACCAGAATGTCGATCATGTTGCTGTTTGTCGTGTCGCCGATGACCTCGAAGCTCGGCGGGATGCTGATGGCGAGGTCGACAGGTTCCTCACCGGGGGATGCGTCGGCGGCATAGCCGGGCGCGATGCGCTGTCGGCGACCGAGCACGATGGCGCGGACCGAGTTCGTGTTCGGGTTCACCGGGATGGCTCCGGCCGGGGTTGGGGCACCGAGGATGTCCACACGATGCAGGGCGTTGATGTTTCCGGCATCCAGGATGGGCTCCTTCACCGGGGCGTAACCCGATACCAGTGTGTAGAGCTCCTTGATCGTGTCGGTGTCCGCGAACAGGCTCGCCGGCGCGCGGAATCCGGCGTTCTCGACGGCGACCCGGGCGTCGATGAGGCCGTTGAGGATGTCCGGCGAGGCGGCCAAGGCCCCAAGGTCGATTACTTTCGCTGCGGCATTGCGGAGGATCGGGAACACGTACTTGTCCACTTCCGCCGCGAGCAGAACGACGGCATCGGTGACCTTGCTCAACAGCGCGTCGGGTGTCGGCGCGAGCACGTCGGCGACGGTGATCTGTACGGGCTTCGCCGCCGGTACGACCGGGACGACGGACAGCGCGGGGTCGTCGT is a genomic window containing:
- a CDS encoding polyprenyl synthetase family protein, with amino-acid sequence MTTAAPETPSVPAAPDPLEHYLAQCKEACDGEIERLYGAGRHGTSSLHELILDYPLRGGKALRPALSIAICLGLGGHLDAVLPTAATLELYHNAFLIHDDIEDESWWRRGKPTLHIDHGVPIAVNVGDAMLSLTLQPLLDNVERVGLGPALRILRAVAHMTRQTVDGQALELEWVKSNAWQLDDADYLTMVELKTSWYSFITPLQAGALAAGADTERLAPLEALGRHIGAAFQITDDLLNLRADPQDYGKEIGGDLWEGKRTLMLLHALRNATAEERDRAVEILARRRPGIDDGFSLADVLERLTRRGELSHSGRAEIIGHLHRQQHSEPKRLDDVRWLFALMQRVGSLTHARDVAAGHARAAAAVLAGLDWLPASKHREMLASLIDYVHGRTR